The Pan troglodytes isolate AG18354 chromosome 1, NHGRI_mPanTro3-v2.0_pri, whole genome shotgun sequence genome includes a region encoding these proteins:
- the INKA2 gene encoding PAK4-inhibitor INKA2 isoform X2 encodes MRQLMSMKEVGDGLQDQMNCMMGALQELKLLQVQTALEQLEISGGGPVPGSPEGPRTQCEHPCWEGGRGPARPTVCSPSSQPSLGSSTKFPSHRSVCGRDLAPLPRTQPHQSCAQQGPERVEPDDWTSTLMSRGRNRQPLVLGDNVFADLVGNWLDLPELEKGGEKGETGGAREPKGEKGQPQELGRRFALTANIFKKFLRSVRPDRDRLLKEKPGWVTPMVPESRTGRSQKVKKRSLSKGSGHFPFPGTGEHRRGENPPTSCPKALEHSPSGFDINTAVWV; translated from the coding sequence ATGTCCATGAAGGAGGTGGGTGATGGCTTACAGGATCAGATGAACTGCATGATGGGTGCACTGCAAGAACTGAAGCTCCTCCAGGTGCAGACAGCACTGGAACAGCTGGAGATCTCTGGAGGGGGTCCTGTGCCAGGCAGCCCTGAAGGTCCCAGGACCCAGTGCGAGCACCCTTGTTGGGAGGGTGGCAGAGGTCCTGCCAGGCCCACAGTCTGTTCCCCCTCCAGTCAACCTTCCCTTGGCAGCAGCACCAAGTTTCCATCCCATAGGAGTGTCTGTggaagggatttagcccccttgCCCAGGACACAGCCACATCAAAGCTGTGCTCAGCAGGGGCCAGAGCGAGTGGAACCGGATGACTGGACCTCCACGTTGATGTCCCGGGGCCGGAATCGACAGCCTCTGGTGTTAGGGGACAACGTTTTTGCAGACCTGGTGGGCAATTGGCTAGACTTGCCAGAACTGGAGAAGGGTGGGGAGAAGGGTGAGACTGGGGGGGCACGTGAACCCAAAGGAGAGAAAGGCCAGCCCCAGGAGCTGGGCCGCAGATTTGCCCTGACAGCAAACATCTTTAAGAAGTTCTTGCGTAGTGTGCGGCCTGACCGTGACCGGCTGCTGAAGGAGAAGCCAGGCTGGGTGACACCCATGGTCCCTGAGTCCCGAACCGGCCGCTCACAGAAGGTCAAGAAGCGGAGCCTTTCCAAGGGCTCTGGACATTTCCCCTTCCCAGGCACCGGGGAGCACAGGCGAGGGGAGAATCCCCCCACAAGCTGCCCTAAGGCCCTGGAGCACTCACCCTCAGGATTTGATATTAACACAGCTGTTTGGGTCTGA